One segment of Pseudodesulfovibrio sp. 5S69 DNA contains the following:
- a CDS encoding efflux RND transporter periplasmic adaptor subunit: MNLYFNKLRAVFRLKVLLPLAILTAACAGSYVTLVSAPKARMRPPQVIRQSVETRQAVLTNHRVVVDVMGTVTAAREIVLKSQVSGKVVEVSPDFVPGGFFEAGESILNIDAKDYELAVQEVEAEVTGAEYDLKVEQGYQKVSAREWALLQEAGKSTQAEADLALRKPHLAKAQADLRAARAKLERARIDLSRTKVAAPFAAMVESKDTDLGAAVAVQGSLATLVGTDEFWIQASVPVDRLGWISLPSATRPQGSEAEIISGGGGDESVLRGRVVRLLPSLEDEGRMARVLIAVKDPLNLEGRPGVKPLLLGSYVSVRIRGDELKGVYAVPRAAFHDNSRVWVLADDGTLDIRTVDPVWKDEGSIVIRKGLAQGERIVMSDLAAPVQGMLLNGVDDGSDAAVQSAETPAGTTGGEADNG, from the coding sequence ATGAACCTTTACTTTAACAAATTACGCGCCGTGTTCCGGCTCAAGGTGCTCTTGCCCCTGGCCATTCTCACGGCAGCCTGCGCGGGTTCCTATGTCACACTGGTCTCGGCGCCCAAGGCCAGGATGCGGCCGCCCCAGGTCATCCGCCAGAGTGTGGAGACCAGGCAGGCCGTTCTGACGAATCATCGCGTGGTGGTGGACGTCATGGGCACGGTCACCGCGGCCCGCGAGATCGTGCTCAAATCCCAGGTGTCCGGCAAGGTCGTCGAAGTCAGCCCGGACTTCGTGCCCGGCGGGTTCTTCGAGGCGGGCGAGTCCATTCTGAACATCGACGCCAAGGATTATGAACTGGCCGTGCAGGAGGTCGAGGCCGAGGTCACCGGGGCTGAGTACGATCTCAAGGTCGAGCAGGGATATCAGAAGGTCTCGGCCCGCGAGTGGGCTCTGTTGCAGGAGGCCGGGAAGTCCACCCAGGCCGAAGCGGACCTGGCCCTGCGCAAGCCGCATCTGGCCAAGGCCCAGGCGGACCTGCGCGCGGCCAGGGCCAAGCTCGAACGGGCGCGCATCGATCTTTCGCGGACCAAAGTCGCTGCGCCGTTTGCGGCCATGGTCGAGTCCAAGGACACGGACCTGGGCGCGGCCGTGGCGGTGCAGGGGAGCTTGGCAACCCTGGTGGGCACCGACGAGTTCTGGATCCAGGCCTCGGTGCCGGTTGACCGGCTTGGCTGGATCAGCCTGCCGTCCGCTACCCGGCCCCAAGGTTCCGAAGCGGAAATCATCTCCGGAGGCGGCGGGGATGAAAGTGTGCTCCGGGGCCGGGTAGTCCGCTTGCTGCCGTCCCTGGAGGACGAGGGGCGCATGGCCAGGGTGCTCATCGCGGTCAAGGATCCGCTGAACCTCGAAGGGCGGCCGGGCGTCAAGCCGCTGCTGCTCGGCAGTTACGTGTCGGTCCGGATCCGGGGCGACGAACTCAAGGGTGTTTACGCCGTGCCCAGGGCCGCCTTCCACGATAACAGCCGGGTTTGGGTGCTGGCCGACGACGGTACCCTGGACATCCGCACCGTGGATCCGGTGTGGAAGGACGAGGGCAGCATCGTGATCAGAAAGGGACTCGCCCAAGGCGAGCGGATCGTCATGTCCGACCTGGCCGCGCCGGTGCAGGGCATGCTCCTGAACGGCGTGGACGACGGCAGCGATGCGGCCGTCCAATCGGCTGAAACGCCGGCCGGAACGACGGGCGGGGAGGCCGACAATGGCTAG
- a CDS encoding efflux transporter outer membrane subunit: MKGNSKSAAVPAAVTLLAVLLAACSPFRPDARTEPAAPLPVAYTLYSDKPAETGKWWEALGNSELNGLVETALAANFDLEQAWARLRQVRAVAVQSAAGKYPTLGATGDYKHTRSYTKGTKGGTATGETHAIGLEAGYELDLWGRIEAEAKGGELDYRASREDLSASAMTVAGEVVSRWLEIQSQRRKERIIEEQIKTNRTYLELIELRFRNSISTALDVYQQRQNLAKVNALLPPVKSREQLLLNELALLMGRPAGSVTVADAEVPEPRALPGLGLPADLLANRPDVRSAGLSLSSADWAVAAARADRLPSLTMAGTGQFTGAQLGTLFDNWILTLAGAVAGPIFDGGFRKAEVDKARAVVDERLAAYKSTVYTAFKEVEDALAEEKWQKRYLDALSAQLQASRVSLREAVSRYSQGLDDYLPVLSALMSVQDLEVSMASERTNLMLYRVALYRALGGTWTDSLADPAITVTGSVTTYSHSKKTGSKGQP; encoded by the coding sequence GTGAAAGGCAACAGCAAATCAGCGGCCGTCCCGGCGGCGGTCACCCTCCTGGCAGTGCTCCTTGCGGCCTGCTCGCCCTTCAGGCCGGATGCCCGCACCGAGCCGGCGGCACCGCTGCCGGTGGCGTACACTCTCTACTCCGACAAGCCCGCCGAGACCGGCAAGTGGTGGGAGGCGCTGGGCAACAGCGAACTGAACGGCCTGGTGGAAACCGCCCTGGCCGCCAACTTCGATCTGGAACAGGCCTGGGCCAGGCTGCGCCAGGTCCGGGCGGTGGCCGTGCAGTCCGCGGCGGGCAAATACCCGACCCTGGGCGCCACCGGCGACTACAAGCACACCCGGTCCTACACCAAGGGCACGAAGGGGGGAACGGCAACCGGGGAGACCCACGCCATCGGCCTGGAGGCCGGGTACGAACTCGACCTGTGGGGCCGCATCGAAGCCGAGGCCAAGGGCGGCGAGCTCGACTACCGGGCCTCGCGCGAGGACCTGAGCGCCTCGGCCATGACCGTGGCCGGGGAGGTCGTCTCCCGCTGGCTGGAGATCCAGTCCCAGCGCCGCAAGGAGCGGATCATCGAGGAACAGATCAAGACCAACCGGACCTACCTCGAACTCATCGAACTGCGCTTCCGCAACTCCATCTCCACGGCGCTCGACGTCTACCAGCAGCGGCAGAACCTGGCCAAGGTCAACGCGCTGCTGCCGCCGGTCAAGTCACGGGAACAACTGCTGCTCAACGAGCTGGCCCTGCTCATGGGCAGACCCGCCGGGTCCGTGACCGTGGCCGACGCCGAGGTCCCGGAGCCGAGGGCCCTGCCCGGACTGGGGCTGCCTGCCGATCTGTTGGCCAACCGGCCCGACGTGCGGTCGGCCGGGTTGTCCCTGTCCTCGGCGGACTGGGCCGTGGCCGCGGCCCGGGCGGACCGGCTGCCCTCCCTGACCATGGCCGGGACCGGCCAGTTCACCGGGGCTCAGCTCGGGACCCTCTTCGACAACTGGATACTAACCCTGGCCGGGGCCGTTGCCGGACCGATTTTCGACGGCGGCTTCCGCAAGGCCGAGGTGGACAAGGCCCGGGCCGTGGTCGACGAGCGCCTCGCCGCCTACAAGTCGACCGTCTACACCGCTTTCAAGGAGGTGGAGGACGCCCTGGCCGAGGAGAAATGGCAGAAGCGGTATCTGGACGCGCTCTCGGCCCAGCTCCAGGCCTCCAGGGTGAGCCTGCGTGAGGCCGTGTCGCGCTATTCCCAGGGCCTGGACGACTATCTCCCGGTCCTGAGCGCGCTGATGTCCGTGCAAGACCTCGAAGTGTCCATGGCTTCGGAGCGAACCAACCTGATGCTCTATCGCGTGGCCCTGTATCGCGCCCTGGGCGGGACCTGGACCGACTCTCTGGCCGACCCGGCCATAACGGTTACCGGTTCAGTAACCACTTATTCTCATAGCAAAAAAACAGGAAGCAAGGGGCAACCATGA
- a CDS encoding response regulator transcription factor: MKNNGPVLIIDDDQKLRELVAEYLEEYDYSTATLPSGMRAAETIRSLNPSVIILDVMMPGKDGLEILRDIRAEFVTPVIMLTAKGEDTDRIVGLELGADDYMAKPFNPRELLARIKAVLRRVESCGERKADAEAIHSGGLILNLSRQVLIVDRNEIELAPTEFRLLKALMGNADRALTRDELMDMVWDKDFAAYDRSIDVHISKLRSQLKPYPAHAKRIRTVWGTGYMFMGE, from the coding sequence ATGAAGAACAACGGCCCGGTGCTGATCATCGACGACGACCAGAAGCTGCGCGAGCTGGTAGCGGAATATCTTGAGGAGTACGACTACTCCACGGCCACCCTGCCCTCGGGCATGCGGGCCGCGGAGACCATCCGCTCGCTCAACCCGAGCGTTATCATCCTGGATGTGATGATGCCGGGCAAGGACGGGCTTGAGATCCTGCGCGACATCCGCGCCGAATTCGTCACCCCGGTGATCATGCTCACGGCCAAGGGCGAGGACACGGACCGCATCGTCGGGCTCGAACTCGGGGCCGACGACTACATGGCCAAACCGTTCAACCCGCGCGAGCTCCTGGCCCGGATCAAGGCCGTGCTCCGGCGGGTCGAGTCCTGCGGAGAGCGCAAAGCGGACGCCGAGGCCATCCACTCGGGCGGGCTCATCCTGAACCTCTCCCGGCAGGTCCTCATCGTCGACCGCAACGAGATCGAGTTGGCCCCAACGGAATTCCGCCTGCTCAAGGCGCTCATGGGAAACGCGGACCGCGCCCTGACCCGCGACGAACTCATGGACATGGTCTGGGACAAGGATTTCGCGGCCTACGACCGGTCCATCGACGTGCACATCAGCAAGCTGCGCTCCCAGCTCAAGCCCTACCCGGCCCACGCCAAACGAATCAGGACCGTCTGGGGCACGGGCTACATGTTCATGGGTGAATGA
- a CDS encoding HAMP domain-containing sensor histidine kinase, giving the protein MMKVSRLYLKILVAFILVQAVAIAAIGGLLKMGHMRPPFARHALDRNEALQQIIGMEVDGANRLTPELRARLDRLLGIYSHAFSGEAWITNEQGETVAQSYKTMPLNGEEDLNLKLTTPHGDHIYFVRKGDQGAIYAYGPLQTPMGKLTVHLLNAWITHNEEVWFMEGLALMATVAALLLIPVSRRITRPMVQMTESAQQLARGDFSPRVEDRRKDEMGTLARTFNHMASSLEKMVRGGRELTANLSHELRSPLARIRVSQQIVRERLEAGRTDGVDKHVRRMEEEIEHMDSLIDQIIRLSKFDLQEPPPRDDEVDMNEMLEAAAERAKPLIGDRAVRLRTHLAPVPPYRCRRQDMRIVLDNVLSNAVKYSPDSGPVDIRCETDGEALTVQVTNAYPALRDEELEAIFSPFRRLGYDEVEGNGLGLAFARKIVEDHGGTIRAASVNEGFRVTIRLPLS; this is encoded by the coding sequence ATGATGAAAGTCAGCCGCTTGTATCTCAAAATCCTCGTCGCCTTCATCCTGGTCCAGGCCGTGGCCATCGCGGCCATCGGCGGGCTGCTCAAGATGGGCCACATGCGCCCGCCCTTCGCCCGGCACGCCCTCGACCGCAATGAGGCCCTCCAACAGATCATCGGCATGGAGGTCGACGGGGCGAACAGGCTCACCCCGGAACTGCGCGCCCGCCTGGACCGCCTCCTCGGCATCTACTCCCACGCCTTCAGCGGCGAGGCCTGGATCACCAACGAACAGGGCGAGACCGTGGCACAGTCCTACAAGACCATGCCCCTGAACGGCGAGGAGGACCTGAACCTCAAGCTGACCACGCCCCATGGCGACCATATCTACTTCGTCCGCAAGGGCGACCAGGGAGCCATCTATGCCTATGGGCCCCTTCAGACCCCCATGGGCAAACTGACCGTGCACCTGCTCAACGCGTGGATCACCCACAACGAGGAGGTCTGGTTCATGGAGGGGCTGGCCCTCATGGCCACGGTGGCCGCCCTGCTGCTGATCCCGGTGTCCAGGCGCATAACCCGGCCCATGGTCCAGATGACCGAGTCCGCCCAGCAGTTGGCCAGGGGCGACTTCTCCCCCAGGGTGGAGGACAGGCGCAAGGACGAAATGGGCACCCTGGCCCGGACCTTCAACCATATGGCCAGTAGCCTGGAGAAGATGGTCCGGGGCGGACGCGAACTGACCGCCAACCTCTCCCACGAGTTGCGCTCCCCCCTGGCGCGCATCCGCGTGTCCCAGCAGATTGTCCGCGAACGACTGGAAGCGGGCCGCACGGACGGCGTGGACAAGCACGTCCGGCGCATGGAAGAGGAAATCGAGCATATGGATTCCCTCATCGACCAGATCATCAGGCTGTCCAAATTCGACCTTCAGGAACCACCGCCGCGCGACGACGAAGTCGACATGAACGAAATGCTCGAAGCAGCGGCCGAGAGGGCCAAGCCGCTCATCGGCGATCGGGCCGTCCGGCTCAGGACGCATCTGGCGCCCGTGCCGCCCTACCGCTGCCGCAGGCAGGACATGCGCATCGTCCTGGACAACGTCCTGTCCAACGCAGTCAAGTACAGCCCGGACAGCGGCCCGGTGGACATCCGTTGCGAAACGGACGGCGAGGCATTGACCGTCCAGGTCACCAACGCCTACCCCGCTTTGCGGGACGAGGAGCTGGAGGCCATCTTCTCGCCCTTCCGTCGGCTGGGCTACGACGAGGTGGAGGGCAACGGGCTCGGCCTGGCCTTCGCCCGCAAGATTGTCGAGGACCACGGCGGAACCATCCGGGCGGCAAGCGTCAACGAAGGCTTCCGCGTGACCATCCGGCTGCCGCTCTCCTGA
- a CDS encoding glucan biosynthesis protein, with product MSHIIRSPKRALRRIRLLLPVLVLLVQALPGTLLAEPASAGEPEGFSRQAVVDKARLLSEAPFNPAQGEVPQALLDLGFEAWHDITFRPEKALWKKERLPFQVEFFHPGLLYDRLVAVNVVDKGVAEPVPFDRAMFDYGNNHTLPEQVPSPFGFAGFRIGGPGNASKHFHEIASFLGASYFRAVASNQVYGLSARGLAVNTALPDGEEFPYFKEFWIEKPTRKSTSLTVHALLDSKSLTGAYTFVIQDGKTTTMDVTATLFLRMPVTKIGIAPLTSMFLFGENTDERKVRDFRPEVHDSDGLLIKNDSGEWFWRPLDNPENLDINAFQADNVRGFGLIQRDREFNHYQDLEAAYERRPTLWVEPVGDWGYGHVELINIPTDQDIHDNIVAFWCPRDALPVGVPQTYEYKLLWYNGGFTHPPLGYVESTRAGDAGDGGQRFVVDFRSKALNLLLPPSKVEGVVTCGAGAVVSEQHVEKNEHTGGWRLSFVVRPDQAPSALEKVLPKRKPPVDLRAFLKINDTTLTETWNYAYRP from the coding sequence ATGTCACATATCATACGTTCGCCGAAGCGGGCGCTCCGGCGCATACGCCTCCTGCTCCCGGTCCTGGTCCTGCTCGTCCAGGCCCTGCCGGGAACACTGCTCGCGGAACCGGCCAGCGCCGGGGAGCCCGAGGGATTCAGCCGCCAGGCGGTGGTAGACAAGGCCCGGCTATTGAGCGAGGCCCCGTTCAACCCGGCGCAGGGCGAGGTGCCCCAAGCCCTGCTGGACCTCGGCTTCGAGGCCTGGCACGACATCACCTTCCGCCCGGAGAAGGCCCTGTGGAAGAAGGAGAGGCTGCCCTTCCAGGTGGAGTTCTTCCATCCCGGCCTGCTCTACGACCGGCTGGTGGCCGTCAATGTCGTGGACAAGGGCGTGGCCGAACCGGTCCCCTTCGACCGGGCAATGTTCGACTACGGCAACAACCACACCCTGCCGGAACAGGTCCCGTCCCCGTTCGGATTTGCCGGATTCCGTATCGGCGGTCCGGGCAACGCCTCGAAACACTTTCATGAAATCGCCTCGTTCCTGGGCGCGAGTTACTTCCGGGCCGTGGCCAGCAATCAGGTCTACGGCTTGTCGGCACGGGGCCTGGCCGTGAACACGGCCCTGCCCGACGGCGAGGAGTTCCCCTATTTCAAGGAATTCTGGATCGAAAAGCCGACCAGAAAAAGCACCAGCCTGACCGTGCACGCCCTTCTCGACAGCAAGAGTCTGACCGGTGCCTACACCTTCGTCATCCAGGACGGCAAGACCACCACCATGGACGTCACCGCGACCCTGTTCCTGCGCATGCCGGTAACCAAGATCGGCATCGCCCCGCTGACCAGCATGTTCCTGTTCGGCGAGAACACCGACGAACGCAAGGTTCGGGATTTCCGTCCCGAGGTGCACGACTCCGACGGGCTGCTCATCAAGAACGACTCGGGCGAATGGTTCTGGCGGCCCCTGGACAATCCCGAGAACCTGGACATCAACGCCTTCCAGGCGGACAACGTGCGCGGTTTCGGCCTCATCCAGCGGGACCGTGAATTCAACCACTACCAGGACCTCGAAGCCGCCTACGAGCGCCGCCCGACCCTCTGGGTGGAACCCGTGGGCGACTGGGGGTACGGCCACGTGGAGCTGATCAACATCCCCACCGACCAGGACATCCACGACAACATCGTGGCTTTCTGGTGTCCCAGGGACGCCCTGCCCGTGGGCGTACCGCAGACGTACGAGTACAAATTGCTGTGGTACAACGGCGGATTCACCCACCCGCCGCTCGGCTACGTGGAGTCCACCCGGGCCGGTGACGCTGGGGACGGCGGGCAGCGCTTCGTCGTCGATTTCCGGAGCAAGGCCTTGAACCTCCTGCTCCCGCCCTCCAAGGTGGAGGGCGTGGTCACCTGCGGCGCGGGCGCGGTCGTGTCCGAGCAGCACGTGGAGAAGAACGAGCACACCGGCGGCTGGCGGCTTTCCTTTGTGGTCCGGCCCGACCAGGCCCCCTCGGCCCTGGAAAAAGTCCTGCCCAAACGCAAACCGCCCGTGGACCTGCGCGCGTTCCTCAAGATCAACGACACCACCCTGACGGAAACCTGGAACTATGCCTACCGTCCCTGA
- the mdoH gene encoding glucans biosynthesis glucosyltransferase MdoH — protein sequence MQRDPRDSRLHFSIGKRRLVLTLLILIPSALASAYVGSVLPEKGSTPLELAIIIVYSILFAWISVGFWTAIMGWFTIMRRYDRFAVGHALSEPLEPGPPPRTAVLFPICNEDTPRVMAGVKTTYLSLQRTPGADQFDIHILSDSGGADKWMEEEAAWAALVEELDAQGRIFYRNRKVNLKRKSGNVADFCRRHGREYKYMAVFDADSVMRGDTLNDMVHIMERRPRIGILQTAPACFGRDTLLGRLQQFANRAYGPMFAAGLHFWQLGDAQYWGHNALIRVEPFMRHCGLPRLSGKPPLGGDILSHDFVEAALMRRAGWEVWLAFDLTGSWEECPPNLLSELKRDRRWCQGNLQHLRLLFTEGLFPAHRVLFLNGAMSYASALLWFLFLMLSSIEAVIQALVGPNYFTATRSLFPTWPVWQPLWALVLLATTGVLLFFPKILSYLLILFKTRRSRLFGGPLRLLGSIVLEVAFSALLAPIRMLFHSKFVCITLLGRKIGWGSQQRDDRPTTWGEALRFHGGGALFGLLWGGVVWLYAPRFFWWIAPIVLPIVFSMPLSVLTSHDGPGRWLRRKRLLLIPEETSPDREITDVTHFTAEMEDAPVPLGLPREAGFLRALLDPGLNGLRRALLLRHKRNPGEIARARNARLVEKLLEGGPKTLSAGEKQCLLRAPDALLEAHTRAWTADGDAVRKAWLKQARG from the coding sequence ATGCAACGCGATCCGCGGGACTCCCGCCTGCACTTCTCCATCGGAAAACGACGTCTGGTCCTGACCCTGCTCATCCTCATCCCGTCAGCCTTAGCCAGCGCCTATGTGGGCTCGGTCCTGCCCGAAAAAGGCTCCACCCCACTGGAGCTGGCCATCATCATCGTCTACTCCATCCTGTTCGCATGGATATCCGTGGGCTTCTGGACGGCCATCATGGGCTGGTTCACGATCATGCGCCGTTACGACCGGTTCGCGGTCGGCCACGCCCTGTCCGAACCGCTGGAACCGGGACCGCCCCCCCGCACGGCCGTGCTCTTTCCCATCTGCAACGAGGATACCCCCAGGGTCATGGCCGGGGTCAAGACCACGTACCTTTCCCTGCAACGGACGCCGGGCGCGGACCAATTCGACATCCATATCCTGAGCGATTCCGGCGGGGCGGACAAATGGATGGAGGAGGAGGCCGCATGGGCCGCGCTGGTGGAGGAGCTGGACGCGCAAGGGCGTATCTTCTACCGCAACAGAAAGGTGAATTTAAAACGCAAGAGCGGCAATGTGGCCGACTTCTGCCGCCGACACGGCCGGGAGTACAAATACATGGCCGTGTTTGACGCGGACAGCGTCATGCGCGGCGACACCCTGAACGACATGGTCCACATCATGGAGCGGCGGCCCCGGATCGGCATCCTGCAGACCGCGCCCGCCTGCTTTGGCCGGGACACCCTGCTCGGGCGGCTGCAACAGTTCGCCAACCGCGCCTACGGGCCCATGTTCGCGGCCGGGCTGCATTTCTGGCAGCTGGGCGACGCTCAGTACTGGGGGCACAATGCACTCATCCGCGTAGAACCGTTCATGCGCCACTGCGGCCTGCCCCGGCTGTCGGGCAAGCCGCCGCTGGGCGGCGACATCCTCAGCCACGACTTTGTGGAGGCCGCGCTCATGCGCCGCGCCGGATGGGAAGTCTGGCTGGCCTTCGACCTGACCGGCAGCTGGGAAGAGTGCCCGCCCAACCTGCTCTCTGAACTGAAGCGGGACCGGCGCTGGTGCCAGGGGAACCTGCAACACCTCCGCCTGCTGTTCACGGAAGGACTCTTCCCGGCCCACCGGGTGCTCTTCCTCAACGGAGCCATGAGTTACGCCTCGGCCCTGCTGTGGTTCCTGTTCCTGATGCTCTCCTCGATCGAGGCCGTGATCCAGGCCTTGGTCGGACCGAACTATTTCACGGCCACGCGCTCCCTGTTCCCGACCTGGCCGGTGTGGCAGCCACTCTGGGCCCTGGTCCTGCTGGCCACCACGGGCGTGCTCCTGTTCTTTCCCAAGATCCTGAGCTATCTCCTGATCCTCTTCAAGACACGCCGCTCCAGGCTGTTCGGGGGCCCGCTGCGGCTGCTGGGCAGCATCGTCCTGGAAGTCGCCTTCTCCGCCTTGCTGGCCCCCATTCGAATGCTCTTCCACAGCAAATTCGTGTGCATCACCCTGCTTGGACGCAAGATCGGCTGGGGCTCGCAGCAGCGGGACGACCGGCCGACCACCTGGGGCGAGGCCCTGCGTTTCCACGGCGGCGGCGCGCTGTTCGGGCTGCTCTGGGGCGGGGTGGTCTGGCTCTATGCCCCGCGCTTCTTCTGGTGGATCGCGCCCATCGTCCTGCCCATCGTCTTTTCCATGCCCCTGTCGGTCCTGACCAGCCACGACGGCCCCGGCCGCTGGCTGCGCAGGAAGAGGCTGCTGCTCATCCCGGAAGAGACCTCCCCGGACCGGGAGATCACGGACGTGACCCACTTCACCGCCGAGATGGAGGATGCGCCCGTGCCGCTCGGCCTGCCGCGCGAAGCGGGCTTCCTGCGCGCCCTGCTCGACCCCGGCCTCAACGGGCTGCGCCGCGCTCTGCTCCTGCGCCACAAGCGCAATCCCGGCGAGATCGCCCGCGCCCGCAATGCGCGATTGGTGGAGAAATTGCTGGAGGGCGGCCCCAAGACGCTGTCCGCGGGCGAAAAGCAATGCCTGCTGCGCGCCCCGGACGCCCTCCTGGAGGCCCACACCCGCGCCTGGACCGCCGACGGCGACGCCGTACGCAAGGCGTGGCTGAAACAGGCCCGGGGATAA
- a CDS encoding protein-disulfide reductase DsbD family protein, translating to MPINKLFFALLLSALLLLPARGANALVQPSSLAMKTSVAAFSVDPDAIWPGSPGGALLALTLHIDEDWYTYSNVPGDTGKPTRLTATAADGTALAVFYPKGKEKPDSYDPTLTVHAYLDGTKLFVLVPDGLAAPFPASLSMDLLLCHPTRCVPARVEQSFGKAGLDTAALPPASSQPWWDEFQHMTHGRNQAEIVPEETGTGAAIVDWRFTPTYFQPGLEVGGLLSAILMGLLAGLILNVMPCVLPVVSLKLSSLLGAGTNSDPHARIRAFREHNVFFVLGVLTFFLFLAVVLGATGSAWGALFQNRWLVLAMAAVMGALALSLFGLFHLPVIDLKFGVGNKDPRKQAFFTGMLTTLLATPCSGPFLGGVLGWALIQGPVVIATVFISIGLGMASPYILMIISPGLSRFLPRSGPWIEYVEKGIAFFLLGTAFYLVGIAIGGPSLRILAPLWVVLFGGWLWVRSRTAGQGTQLILRVGMLVLLAATVYWTLPMQAEADPWEHFEPAALNRDLGNENILLDFTADWCPTCKVLEATVLTRENVAAWKARYNVRFIKVDMTVRDPESEALLAALGSRSLPTAAVFRTGGRKTPVVIRDLYTADQLEKLLKSL from the coding sequence ATGCCCATAAACAAGCTGTTTTTCGCCCTGCTCCTGAGTGCCCTCCTGCTCCTGCCCGCACGGGGCGCAAACGCCCTGGTGCAGCCGTCTTCCCTGGCCATGAAGACCTCGGTGGCCGCCTTTTCGGTGGATCCGGACGCCATATGGCCGGGTTCGCCCGGCGGCGCCCTGCTGGCCCTGACGCTGCATATCGACGAGGATTGGTACACCTATTCCAACGTCCCCGGCGACACGGGCAAGCCCACGCGGCTGACCGCCACGGCGGCCGACGGGACCGCGCTGGCCGTGTTCTACCCCAAGGGCAAGGAGAAACCGGACAGCTATGACCCGACCCTGACCGTGCACGCCTATCTCGACGGGACCAAGCTGTTCGTCCTGGTGCCCGACGGCCTGGCCGCCCCCTTTCCGGCGAGCCTCTCCATGGATCTGCTCCTGTGCCACCCGACCAGGTGCGTCCCGGCGCGCGTGGAGCAATCCTTCGGCAAGGCCGGGCTCGACACGGCGGCCCTGCCGCCCGCGAGCTCCCAGCCGTGGTGGGACGAGTTTCAGCACATGACCCACGGCAGGAACCAGGCCGAGATTGTCCCGGAGGAGACCGGCACGGGGGCGGCCATCGTGGACTGGCGGTTCACCCCCACTTATTTCCAGCCGGGGCTCGAGGTCGGCGGCCTGCTCTCGGCCATCCTCATGGGGCTCCTGGCCGGGCTCATCCTCAACGTGATGCCGTGCGTCCTGCCCGTGGTCAGCCTGAAGCTCTCGTCCCTGCTCGGGGCCGGGACCAACAGCGACCCCCATGCGCGTATCCGAGCCTTCCGGGAGCACAACGTCTTCTTCGTGCTCGGGGTGCTGACCTTCTTCCTGTTCCTGGCAGTGGTCCTGGGCGCCACGGGTTCGGCCTGGGGCGCCCTCTTCCAGAACCGCTGGCTGGTCCTCGCCATGGCCGCGGTCATGGGCGCGCTGGCCTTGAGCCTGTTCGGCCTGTTCCACCTGCCGGTCATCGACCTCAAGTTCGGGGTCGGGAACAAGGATCCGCGCAAGCAGGCGTTCTTCACCGGCATGCTGACCACCCTGCTGGCCACCCCGTGCAGCGGCCCGTTCCTGGGCGGCGTGCTCGGCTGGGCGCTCATCCAGGGACCGGTGGTCATCGCCACGGTCTTCATCTCCATCGGGCTGGGCATGGCCTCGCCCTACATCCTGATGATCATCAGCCCCGGCCTGTCGCGCTTCCTGCCACGGTCCGGGCCGTGGATCGAATACGTGGAAAAGGGCATCGCCTTCTTCCTGCTCGGCACGGCCTTCTACCTGGTGGGCATCGCCATCGGCGGCCCGAGCCTGCGCATTCTGGCCCCGCTGTGGGTCGTCCTGTTCGGCGGCTGGCTGTGGGTCCGCTCACGGACGGCCGGTCAGGGCACCCAGCTCATCCTGCGCGTCGGCATGCTCGTGCTCCTGGCCGCCACCGTTTACTGGACCCTGCCCATGCAGGCGGAGGCCGACCCGTGGGAACATTTCGAACCGGCCGCCCTGAACCGCGACCTGGGCAACGAAAACATCCTCCTGGACTTCACCGCCGACTGGTGCCCTACCTGCAAGGTGCTCGAAGCCACGGTCCTGACCAGGGAGAACGTGGCCGCCTGGAAGGCGCGCTACAACGTCCGCTTCATCAAGGTGGATATGACCGTGCGCGACCCCGAATCCGAAGCCCTGCTGGCCGCCCTGGGCAGCCGCAGCCTGCCCACCGCCGCCGTGTTCCGCACAGGTGGACGGAAGACCCCGGTGGTCATCCGCGACCTGTACACCGCCGATCAGCTTGAAAAGTTGCTGAAATCCCTTTAG